In the Clostridium gelidum genome, TTCGCCTACGATAAATGTTACTCTTGGATGGAATTCTAAAGTGGATAGATTGCAAATTGCAGGTAGGTTAAATGGATACTCATCAAAAGAGGGGATACTATCTCTATTGATTTTTAAACTTCTTATGTATTGAGTGGTTTGGGATAGCATAAATGAGTTGCCTCCTAAAAACAAATTATAATAACTTTTTATAAGAAAATATATTAAAATACACTTGCAACGTTTATTCTTGATAGTTCAATAATTAAATTTAGAAGATGTTATTTAATTATATCGTCAAATGAGCATTTTATAACTTTTTCAAGATCATTTGGGTTCATTTCAATTTGAGCTCCTATTTTCCCTCCACTAAATACTATAGTATCAAATAGTAAAGCTTCTTCTTGAATAAAAGTCTTAAAAACTTTTTTCATTCCAAGTGGGGAACAGCCACCTCTGATATAACCAGTAATATTATTTATATCTTTAACATGGATCATTTCGATACTTTTTTCACTAGCTATTTTGCTAGCTTTTTTCATGTCTAATTCTTCAGCTACTGGAATTACAAAAACATAAGATTCCTTAGAATGTCCTTGGGTAACTAATGTCTTAAAAACAGAGT is a window encoding:
- the ybaK gene encoding Cys-tRNA(Pro) deacylase, which gives rise to MAKEGKTNAMRILDSNKIEYITHTYENKDNKIDGVAVAHKIGKDVDSVFKTLVTQGHSKESYVFVIPVAEELDMKKASKIASEKSIEMIHVKDINNITGYIRGGCSPLGMKKVFKTFIQEEALLFDTIVFSGGKIGAQIEMNPNDLEKVIKCSFDDIIK